A region of Micromonospora chokoriensis DNA encodes the following proteins:
- a CDS encoding DUF881 domain-containing protein — MEYTSGATSWQKVLRRAAAGLLPRRPRQRRPGWSIGVPLIAAAAGLLFTTSATTADGTALREDRRPQLNQLIEDRREQVAASERRAATLRGEVEQRTNTLAGSDAPIKNQQNRAQGSLQAAGFTALGGPGVTVELNDAPQLDQTQSDASNDDLVVHQGDVQAVVNALWAGGAEAMSIMNVRVLTTSAVRCVGNTLLLHGRVYSPPFKIVAIGDPAALQQALASSEGVRLFKDAVDDYQLGYKETVSTVRVPAFEDSTSLRSATVPK; from the coding sequence GTGGAGTACACATCCGGCGCAACCTCCTGGCAGAAGGTCCTCCGACGGGCCGCCGCCGGGCTGCTGCCCCGGCGACCGCGTCAACGCCGGCCAGGCTGGTCGATCGGGGTGCCTCTGATCGCCGCCGCGGCGGGGCTGCTCTTCACCACCAGCGCGACCACCGCCGACGGCACCGCCCTGCGCGAGGACCGGCGCCCTCAGCTCAACCAGCTCATCGAGGACCGGCGCGAACAGGTCGCGGCGAGTGAACGACGTGCCGCCACCCTGCGCGGTGAGGTCGAACAGCGGACCAACACCCTGGCCGGCTCCGATGCGCCGATCAAGAACCAGCAGAACCGCGCCCAGGGCAGCCTCCAGGCCGCCGGATTCACCGCCCTCGGCGGCCCCGGCGTCACGGTGGAGCTGAACGACGCCCCGCAACTCGACCAGACCCAGTCGGACGCGAGCAACGACGACCTGGTGGTGCACCAGGGGGACGTCCAGGCGGTGGTCAACGCTCTCTGGGCCGGCGGAGCGGAGGCCATGTCAATCATGAACGTCCGCGTGCTCACGACCAGCGCGGTACGCTGCGTCGGTAACACCCTGCTGCTTCATGGCCGGGTGTACTCCCCACCGTTCAAGATCGTAGCAATCGGCGATCCCGCTGCCCTCCAGCAGGCCCTCGCCAGCTCTGAGGGAGTCCGGTTGTTCAAGGACGCGGTCGACGACTACCAACTCGGTTACAAGGAGACGGTTTCCACGGTGCGAGTGCCGGCATTCGAGGACTCGACCTCCCTGCGCTCGGCGACGGTGCCCAAGTGA
- a CDS encoding aminodeoxychorismate/anthranilate synthase component II, with translation MRVLVIDNYDSFVFNIVQYLGQLGVDCEVRRNDEIDVAEVGRVGADGILLSPGPGSPDRAGICLDVIREYAGELPIFGVCLGHQAIGEAFGATVTRAPELLHGKTSEVRHHSVGVLAGLPDPFTATRYHSLAVLPETLPDELEVTGWTGSGVVMAMRHRTLPIEGVQFHPESVLTEGGHLMLANWLAGCGHQEALERAPALAAEVDARRLAAFASN, from the coding sequence GTGCGCGTCCTGGTGATCGACAACTACGACTCGTTCGTCTTCAACATCGTGCAGTACCTGGGCCAGCTCGGCGTGGACTGCGAGGTCCGCCGCAACGACGAGATCGACGTCGCCGAGGTGGGCAGGGTGGGGGCGGACGGCATCCTGCTCTCGCCCGGGCCGGGCAGCCCCGACCGCGCCGGCATCTGCCTGGACGTCATCCGGGAGTACGCGGGCGAGCTGCCGATCTTCGGAGTCTGCCTGGGTCACCAGGCGATCGGTGAGGCGTTCGGTGCGACCGTGACGCGCGCCCCCGAACTGCTGCACGGCAAGACCTCCGAGGTGCGGCACCACTCGGTGGGCGTCCTCGCCGGTCTGCCGGACCCGTTCACCGCCACCCGGTACCACTCGCTCGCCGTGCTCCCCGAGACCCTGCCGGACGAGCTTGAGGTGACCGGTTGGACCGGCTCCGGCGTGGTGATGGCGATGCGGCACCGGACGCTTCCCATCGAGGGCGTCCAGTTCCACCCGGAATCGGTGCTCACCGAGGGCGGCCACCTGATGTTGGCGAACTGGCTCGCCGGTTGCGGTCACCAGGAGGCGTTGGAGCGCGCGCCCGCGCTCGCCGCCGAGGTCGACGCCCGCCGGCTCGCCGCCTTCGCCAGCAACTGA
- a CDS encoding serine/threonine-protein kinase, producing MLSPGVQLGNRYRLDERIASGGMGDVWRGTDQVLGRTVAVKSLLPALLDDPDFGERFRGEARTMATINHPGVVDVYDFGNDQQIAFLVMEYVEGDALSSTLSRVGRLTPARTMALVAQAADALHAAHEKGIVHRDVKPGNLLVRPNGTLVLTDFGIARSDMVGQLTAAGSVLGTASYISPEQATGGVATPASDVYALGVVAYQCLAGRRPFEGDNPLDIAMKHVREKPRPLPADIPPQVRAVVERALAKDPAARWPSAAALAGVARQLKATLSQQARSGANSAPISAAPASPAAPGRAQVPQAHHMRPPGARPPVAGPRPSAVAPAQQPRPTAIAPAVQPGRPPAAPNGYPRGAAAVPSAPPRQEHPPAYVRQAGPSAPAPGPRRSSPGMVLLAILLAVLVLVCSGVISYSLRKQSQAGEPAGLTPRAVTSGALRLDGRDDPTVTSYRREVRLQPDGGGTTTSEGRQTR from the coding sequence ATGCTCAGCCCCGGCGTCCAGCTCGGCAACCGCTACCGTCTCGACGAGCGGATCGCCAGCGGCGGCATGGGCGACGTCTGGCGCGGCACCGACCAGGTGCTCGGCCGTACGGTCGCGGTGAAGAGCCTGCTCCCCGCGCTGCTCGACGACCCGGACTTCGGCGAGCGGTTCCGCGGCGAGGCCCGCACCATGGCCACCATCAACCACCCCGGCGTGGTGGACGTCTACGACTTCGGTAACGACCAGCAGATCGCGTTCCTGGTCATGGAGTACGTCGAGGGCGACGCGCTGTCCTCCACGCTGAGCCGCGTCGGGCGGCTCACGCCAGCCCGGACGATGGCGCTCGTCGCCCAGGCCGCGGACGCGCTGCACGCCGCCCACGAGAAGGGCATCGTGCACCGCGACGTGAAGCCGGGCAACCTGCTCGTCCGGCCGAACGGCACGCTGGTGCTCACCGACTTCGGCATCGCCCGCTCCGACATGGTCGGCCAGCTCACCGCCGCCGGTTCGGTTCTCGGCACCGCCTCGTACATCTCGCCGGAGCAGGCGACCGGCGGCGTCGCCACCCCGGCGTCCGACGTGTACGCGCTCGGCGTGGTCGCGTACCAGTGCCTCGCCGGGCGGCGACCGTTCGAGGGCGACAATCCGCTCGACATCGCGATGAAGCACGTACGGGAGAAGCCCCGGCCGTTGCCGGCGGACATCCCGCCGCAGGTGCGGGCCGTGGTGGAACGGGCCCTGGCGAAGGATCCGGCCGCCCGCTGGCCCAGCGCGGCCGCTCTCGCCGGTGTCGCTCGCCAGCTCAAGGCGACGCTCTCCCAGCAGGCCAGATCGGGTGCCAACTCCGCGCCGATCTCCGCAGCGCCAGCCTCGCCCGCCGCGCCCGGCCGGGCCCAGGTGCCGCAGGCGCACCACATGCGTCCGCCGGGTGCCCGCCCGCCGGTCGCCGGGCCGAGGCCGAGCGCCGTCGCGCCGGCCCAGCAGCCGCGACCCACCGCCATCGCGCCGGCCGTCCAGCCCGGCCGCCCGCCGGCCGCACCGAACGGCTACCCGCGCGGTGCCGCAGCGGTGCCGTCGGCACCGCCCCGCCAGGAACACCCGCCGGCGTACGTCCGGCAGGCCGGACCGTCGGCGCCAGCACCCGGACCCCGCCGGTCCAGTCCCGGAATGGTGCTTCTCGCCATCCTGCTGGCAGTGCTGGTCCTGGTTTGCTCCGGCGTGATTTCCTACAGCTTGCGGAAGCAGTCGCAGGCCGGTGAACCCGCCGGGCTGACTCCGCGCGCCGTGACGTCCGGCGCGCTACGACTCGACGGACGCGACGATCCGACAGTGACGTCGTACCGTCGGGAGGTACGACTCCAGCCGGACGGCGGCGGGACGACGACGAGCGAAGGACGACAGACGCGATGA
- a CDS encoding cell division protein CrgA: protein MPKSQVRKKKVYTPPTDVRPTTAASSRKPSPVWLPITAVALIVVGIGWLVLYYLSEQEYPVMAWGYWNLAVGFGAMVASLGLLSRWR, encoded by the coding sequence GTGCCCAAGTCTCAGGTCCGCAAGAAGAAGGTGTACACCCCGCCGACGGACGTTCGTCCGACCACGGCGGCGTCGTCGCGCAAGCCTAGCCCGGTGTGGTTGCCGATCACCGCGGTCGCCTTGATCGTCGTCGGTATCGGCTGGCTGGTGCTCTACTACCTGTCCGAGCAGGAGTACCCGGTGATGGCGTGGGGTTACTGGAACCTCGCCGTCGGCTTCGGTGCGATGGTCGCCTCGCTGGGGCTGCTCTCCCGCTGGCGCTGA
- a CDS encoding hemolysin family protein gives MLLPLVGFVALTAGNAFFVAAEFALVTVDRAEIDRRAAAGDEAALTVRTALRELSFQLSGAQLGITITALLTGYLAEPALARIFTPVLRPLVGENTERFTPFLALALATLISMLFGELVPKNAALARPMPAALATAGPMHAFSRAFGWLIRGLNGSANRLVRAFGVEPQEELASARSPEELGLLAAISARAGALPTDTAMLLRRTIRFGDKRAAEAMTPRVDVVALRVTATVAELLEASRRTGRTRFPVYEETLDLVTGVAGVPDALGVPLAARASTMVGAVAREPVYVPESLDLDGVLAALKAAGADLAIVVDEYGGTDGVVTIEDLVEELVGEIADEFDPASVGDPGAVGLTVPGGERTVLVDGVLRSDEVAEQTGFRLPDGPYETLAGFLMARLGHIPLAGETVEVGGWEFTVVEVERHRIEQVRVLRPAEPDDDD, from the coding sequence ATGCTGTTGCCCCTGGTCGGCTTCGTCGCGCTGACCGCGGGCAACGCGTTCTTCGTCGCGGCCGAGTTCGCCCTGGTCACGGTCGACCGCGCGGAGATCGACAGGCGGGCCGCCGCGGGCGACGAGGCCGCTCTGACGGTACGCACGGCGCTGCGTGAACTCTCCTTCCAGCTCTCCGGCGCGCAGCTCGGCATCACCATCACGGCGCTGCTCACCGGTTACCTGGCCGAACCTGCTCTGGCCCGGATCTTCACCCCGGTGCTGCGCCCGCTGGTCGGGGAGAACACCGAGCGGTTCACCCCGTTCCTCGCGTTGGCCCTGGCCACGCTGATCTCCATGCTCTTCGGTGAGTTGGTGCCGAAGAACGCGGCGCTGGCCCGGCCCATGCCGGCGGCGCTGGCCACGGCCGGTCCGATGCATGCCTTCTCCCGGGCGTTCGGTTGGCTGATCCGAGGGCTGAACGGGTCGGCGAACCGGCTGGTCCGGGCGTTCGGGGTGGAACCGCAGGAGGAGTTGGCCAGCGCCCGTTCGCCCGAGGAGTTGGGCTTGCTGGCGGCCATCTCGGCCCGGGCCGGCGCACTGCCGACGGACACCGCGATGCTGCTGCGCCGCACGATCCGGTTCGGTGACAAGCGGGCCGCCGAGGCGATGACCCCGCGGGTGGACGTCGTCGCGCTGCGCGTCACCGCCACGGTGGCGGAGTTGCTGGAGGCGTCTCGGCGCACCGGGCGGACCCGCTTCCCGGTGTACGAGGAGACCCTCGATCTGGTCACCGGGGTAGCCGGTGTGCCGGACGCGCTGGGCGTGCCGCTGGCCGCCCGGGCGTCGACGATGGTCGGCGCAGTGGCCCGCGAGCCGGTGTACGTGCCGGAGAGCCTCGATCTGGACGGCGTGCTCGCCGCGTTGAAGGCGGCCGGTGCGGACCTGGCCATCGTGGTGGACGAGTACGGCGGCACGGACGGCGTGGTCACGATCGAGGATCTGGTCGAGGAGTTGGTGGGAGAGATCGCCGACGAGTTCGACCCGGCGAGCGTGGGCGACCCGGGTGCGGTCGGGCTGACCGTCCCGGGCGGCGAGCGCACCGTGCTGGTCGACGGGGTGCTCCGCTCCGACGAGGTGGCCGAGCAGACCGGTTTCCGGCTGCCCGACGGGCCGTACGAGACATTGGCCGGGTTCCTGATGGCCCGGCTCGGCCACATCCCGCTGGCCGGTGAGACGGTCGAGGTGGGCGGCTGGGAGTTCACCGTGGTGGAGGTGGAACGGCACCGAATCGAGCAGGTCCGGGTGTTGCGCCCGGCGGAGCCGGACGACGATGACTGA
- a CDS encoding class E sortase translates to MGAVPRSSVPGDPADDDTSGEPPRPRRGERVVQLRPHQTGEGYKSVYSELTRPSLGSRIRTGIRVTGEVLITFGLVVLLFAGYEVWGKSAIVDAHQNDLNNQLAQEWGPTDDPTVVPSAGPSVKPSPPVRGKPIAGLYIPKLDKNWVVVEGVTQEDIRYAPGHYPASALPGQVGNFSVAGHRNRATFWRLDELQDGDPIVVESKTDWYVYRVSQSRIVRPTQVEVVAPVPGEPNKKATKRMLTLTTCNPKFDNYQRLIIHAELDRSQPKSAGRPTELGG, encoded by the coding sequence ATGGGCGCTGTCCCCCGCTCGTCCGTCCCCGGGGATCCGGCCGATGACGACACCTCCGGCGAGCCTCCCCGACCCCGGCGGGGCGAACGGGTCGTCCAACTCCGGCCACACCAGACCGGCGAGGGCTACAAGAGCGTCTACTCCGAGCTCACCCGGCCGTCGCTCGGCTCCCGGATACGCACCGGCATCCGCGTCACGGGCGAGGTTCTGATCACCTTCGGCCTCGTGGTGCTGCTCTTCGCCGGCTACGAGGTCTGGGGCAAGTCGGCCATCGTCGACGCCCACCAGAACGACCTCAACAACCAGCTCGCGCAGGAGTGGGGCCCGACGGACGACCCGACGGTGGTGCCGTCGGCCGGGCCGAGTGTCAAACCGTCGCCGCCGGTACGCGGCAAGCCGATCGCGGGCCTCTACATCCCGAAGCTCGACAAGAACTGGGTCGTGGTCGAAGGCGTCACCCAGGAGGACATCCGCTACGCCCCGGGTCACTACCCGGCCAGCGCGTTGCCCGGCCAGGTCGGCAACTTCTCCGTGGCCGGTCACCGTAACCGGGCAACCTTCTGGCGGCTGGACGAGCTCCAGGACGGTGACCCGATCGTGGTCGAGAGCAAGACCGACTGGTACGTCTACCGGGTGTCGCAGTCGCGGATCGTCCGACCGACGCAGGTCGAAGTGGTCGCGCCGGTGCCCGGCGAGCCGAACAAGAAGGCCACCAAGCGCATGCTCACCCTGACCACGTGCAATCCGAAGTTCGACAACTACCAGCGCCTGATCATCCACGCCGAACTGGACCGGTCCCAGCCCAAGTCGGCGGGCCGGCCGACCGAGCTGGGAGGCTGA
- a CDS encoding (Fe-S)-binding protein, which translates to MGSVQIVTTILAAAVTAVAVWLAVRAVVKMTAVIRLGQPAPERFADKGARTKTMLVETAGHTRMLKWGVVGAAHWFVMVGFIVLSLLVLEAYFEVVTPTGGLPIIGHWTIFGLVTEIITVLGLVGIVVLMVIRLRNRPTRPGGRSRFTGSTMWQGYFVEWIVLLVLIFGLLIRGFKVATDHFEYPLWATPVSHAVGAVLPDWSDGASVAALIKIAISMTWLIVISLNVTMGVAWHRFLAFPNIFFKREPAKPAGSGLGALRPMTSQGKPLDFEEADPEKDQFGVAHVEQFSWKGLLDFSTCTECGRCQSQCPAWNTGKPLSPKLLVLSLRDHAYAKAPYLLAGGGKDLTGEEKATQAQLAHLDVLSLAEGDKPLIGDAESGGVIDPDVLWSCTTCGACVEQCPVDIEHVDHIVDMRRYQVLIESSFPSEAGVMLRNLENKGNPWGAPQNTREDWTKGLDFEVPRVGEVDDFEYLFWVGCAGAFEDRAKKTTRAVATLLNEAGVTFAILGEGETCSGDPARRIGNEFVFQMLAQQNVETLNEAFEGREKAKRKIVATCPHCFNTLGNEYGQLGGEFEVVHHTQLLAHLVATGKLTPVQPVDGGVTYHDPCYLGRHNRIFAAPREVLGDAIAGDLTEMPRNSERSFCCGAGGARMWMEEKIGKRINVDRVEEAMATGAKTVAVGCPFCSTMLNDGVNGKGAGEQVEVIDVASVLLRSVKPEQPQGGRETAPIGG; encoded by the coding sequence ATGGGCAGCGTCCAGATCGTCACCACGATCCTCGCGGCCGCCGTCACCGCCGTGGCGGTGTGGCTTGCGGTGCGTGCGGTCGTGAAGATGACGGCAGTCATCCGGCTCGGGCAACCCGCCCCGGAGCGGTTCGCCGACAAGGGCGCCCGGACGAAGACCATGCTGGTGGAAACCGCCGGTCACACCCGGATGCTCAAGTGGGGCGTGGTGGGCGCCGCGCACTGGTTCGTGATGGTCGGCTTCATCGTGCTGTCGCTGCTGGTGCTCGAGGCGTACTTCGAGGTGGTCACCCCGACCGGCGGGCTGCCGATCATCGGGCACTGGACGATCTTCGGGCTGGTCACCGAGATCATCACGGTGCTGGGGCTGGTCGGCATCGTGGTGCTGATGGTCATCCGGCTCCGCAACCGGCCGACCCGCCCCGGTGGGCGGTCCCGGTTCACCGGCTCGACCATGTGGCAGGGCTACTTCGTCGAGTGGATCGTGCTGCTGGTCCTGATCTTCGGCCTGCTGATCCGCGGCTTCAAGGTCGCCACCGACCACTTCGAGTACCCGCTCTGGGCCACCCCGGTCAGCCACGCGGTCGGCGCGGTGTTGCCGGACTGGTCGGACGGCGCCAGCGTCGCCGCGCTCATCAAGATCGCCATCTCGATGACCTGGCTGATCGTGATCTCCCTGAACGTCACCATGGGCGTCGCCTGGCACCGCTTCCTGGCGTTCCCCAACATCTTCTTCAAGCGCGAACCGGCCAAGCCGGCCGGCTCCGGCCTCGGCGCGCTGCGCCCGATGACGAGCCAGGGCAAGCCCCTCGACTTCGAGGAGGCCGACCCGGAGAAGGACCAGTTCGGCGTCGCCCACGTCGAGCAGTTCAGCTGGAAGGGCCTCCTGGACTTCAGCACCTGCACCGAGTGCGGTCGCTGCCAGTCGCAGTGCCCGGCCTGGAACACGGGCAAGCCGCTGTCGCCCAAGCTGCTCGTGCTGAGCCTGCGTGACCACGCGTACGCGAAGGCGCCCTACCTGCTGGCCGGCGGTGGCAAGGACCTGACCGGCGAGGAGAAGGCCACCCAGGCCCAGCTCGCCCACCTGGACGTGCTGTCGCTGGCCGAGGGCGACAAGCCGTTGATCGGCGACGCCGAGTCCGGTGGTGTCATCGACCCGGACGTGCTCTGGTCCTGCACCACCTGCGGGGCCTGCGTCGAGCAGTGCCCGGTGGACATCGAGCACGTGGACCACATCGTCGACATGCGCCGCTACCAGGTGCTCATCGAGTCGAGCTTCCCCTCCGAGGCCGGCGTGATGCTGCGTAACCTGGAGAACAAGGGCAACCCGTGGGGCGCCCCGCAGAACACCCGCGAGGACTGGACCAAGGGCCTGGACTTCGAGGTGCCCCGGGTCGGCGAGGTGGACGACTTCGAGTACCTGTTCTGGGTCGGCTGCGCGGGGGCGTTCGAGGACCGGGCCAAGAAGACCACCCGCGCGGTGGCGACGCTGCTCAACGAGGCCGGGGTGACATTCGCGATCCTGGGCGAGGGCGAGACCTGCTCCGGCGACCCGGCGCGGCGCATCGGCAACGAGTTCGTCTTCCAGATGCTCGCCCAGCAGAACGTGGAGACGCTCAACGAGGCGTTCGAGGGCCGGGAGAAGGCCAAGCGCAAGATCGTGGCGACCTGCCCGCACTGCTTCAACACACTGGGCAACGAGTACGGCCAGCTCGGCGGCGAGTTCGAGGTGGTCCACCACACCCAGCTGCTGGCCCACCTGGTCGCCACCGGCAAGCTCACCCCGGTGCAGCCGGTCGACGGCGGTGTCACCTACCACGACCCCTGCTACCTGGGCCGGCACAACCGGATCTTCGCGGCCCCTCGCGAGGTCCTCGGCGACGCCATCGCGGGCGACCTCACCGAGATGCCGCGTAACAGTGAGCGTTCCTTCTGCTGCGGCGCGGGCGGTGCCCGGATGTGGATGGAAGAGAAGATCGGCAAGCGGATCAACGTGGACCGGGTCGAGGAGGCCATGGCCACCGGGGCGAAGACGGTCGCCGTCGGCTGTCCGTTCTGCTCGACGATGCTCAACGACGGGGTCAACGGCAAGGGTGCCGGTGAGCAGGTCGAGGTCATCGACGTGGCGAGCGTACTGCTCCGTTCGGTCAAGCCGGAGCAGCCGCAGGGCGGCCGGGAGACCGCGCCGATCGGCGGCTGA
- a CDS encoding SanA/YdcF family protein: MTDVEASGAPGRGRVRCLRRLAVLGVAVLVLTSLPWLWTTFTARGHVYAEADAPSADVVIVLGTAVAADRQRPSDRLAGRLETAAALVTSGRARVVLVSGDGGGTSGDEPAVMTSYLTERGIDPRRVVADPFGLDTHDSCARARQVYGVERALIVTQSYHLSRAVTLCRYLGLDVDGVVARCDGCGAALLAEKSVRDFFASGKAAWDAARGRSPAVHSPPDPAIQNALPG, translated from the coding sequence ATGACCGACGTGGAGGCTTCCGGCGCTCCGGGGCGCGGGCGAGTGCGCTGCCTCCGACGCCTCGCCGTCCTGGGTGTCGCCGTGCTGGTTCTCACCAGCCTTCCGTGGCTGTGGACGACGTTCACCGCCCGTGGGCACGTGTACGCCGAAGCCGATGCGCCGTCCGCCGACGTGGTGATCGTCCTCGGCACGGCCGTGGCGGCGGACCGGCAGCGGCCATCCGACCGGCTCGCCGGCCGCCTGGAGACCGCCGCCGCGCTGGTGACCAGCGGACGAGCCAGAGTAGTACTCGTGTCGGGCGACGGTGGGGGCACGTCAGGCGACGAGCCAGCCGTGATGACCTCGTACCTCACCGAGCGTGGTATCGACCCGCGCCGCGTCGTGGCCGACCCGTTCGGCCTGGACACCCACGACAGTTGCGCCCGGGCCCGTCAGGTGTACGGCGTCGAGCGGGCCCTGATCGTGACCCAGTCCTACCACCTGTCCCGGGCGGTCACGCTGTGCCGATACCTCGGGCTCGACGTCGACGGGGTGGTCGCCAGGTGCGACGGTTGCGGTGCCGCCCTGCTCGCCGAGAAGTCCGTCCGGGACTTCTTCGCCAGCGGCAAGGCGGCGTGGGACGCGGCCCGGGGCCGTTCGCCGGCGGTCCACTCACCCCCCGATCCGGCGATCCAGAACGCGCTGCCCGGCTGA
- the pknB gene encoding Stk1 family PASTA domain-containing Ser/Thr kinase has translation MTAQARLLGGRYQVGELLGYGGMAEVHRGRDLRLGRDVAIKMLRTDLARDATFQMRFRREAQNAASLNHPAIVAVYDTGEETAPTGETLPFIVMEFVNGRTLKEVLGAEGRLQPRRALEICADMCAALEFSHRHGIIHRDIKPGNVMLTQTGQVKVMDFGIARALASGATTMTQTSAVIGTAQYLSPEQARGEAVDARSDVYAAGCVLFELVCGHPPFVGDSPVSVAYQHVRETPPTPSDINPDVTPAIDAIVLKALSKNPLNRYQSAGEMRADLLRAAAGRPVLATPVMREAETVAMAPAGGGVGYPAPTRGPQTGQMARVGDPRQRKASSWLIATFSAVGVLAVIALVAALLWSQQQDKANKSVPNLVGKSQAAAVAEIRGADLQPQVGESILANDCTKGTVAKQNPEPATRLKQASTVTIQLCGGKPDVRIPGNLVNAQFETVKIQLEDLGLKVEEKKVDNPAQEGIVLKLTPPTGTTVPQDTKVVVEVSKGNVNKVPNVINSTRDEAVQELREAGYKVDVRDGDEVPASLAGRVQKQNPSSGTSLAKDKTVTIEIGVPEKVVDPTPTGTPTGTPTGTPPTTPGGGGGGLPFPPPPSRLSED, from the coding sequence ATGACAGCGCAGGCCCGCCTGCTCGGTGGCAGGTACCAGGTCGGCGAGCTGCTCGGCTACGGCGGCATGGCCGAGGTGCACCGCGGACGCGACCTCCGGCTCGGTCGGGACGTCGCGATCAAGATGCTCCGCACCGACCTGGCCCGGGACGCGACGTTCCAGATGCGCTTCCGCCGGGAGGCACAGAACGCCGCGTCGCTCAACCACCCGGCGATCGTGGCGGTCTATGACACCGGCGAGGAGACCGCGCCGACCGGCGAGACACTGCCGTTCATCGTCATGGAGTTCGTCAACGGGCGGACCCTCAAGGAGGTCCTCGGCGCCGAGGGCCGGTTGCAGCCGCGCCGCGCGCTGGAGATCTGCGCCGACATGTGCGCCGCGCTGGAGTTCAGCCACCGGCACGGCATCATCCACCGCGACATCAAGCCGGGCAACGTGATGCTCACGCAGACCGGCCAGGTCAAGGTGATGGACTTCGGCATCGCCCGCGCGCTCGCCAGCGGTGCGACCACCATGACGCAGACCAGCGCGGTGATCGGCACGGCGCAGTACCTGTCCCCGGAGCAGGCGCGCGGCGAGGCCGTCGACGCCCGCTCCGATGTGTACGCCGCCGGCTGCGTCCTCTTCGAACTGGTCTGCGGCCACCCACCGTTCGTGGGGGACAGCCCGGTCAGTGTCGCCTACCAGCACGTACGGGAGACGCCGCCGACGCCGAGCGACATCAACCCGGACGTCACCCCGGCCATCGACGCGATCGTCCTCAAGGCGCTCTCGAAGAACCCGCTGAACCGCTACCAGAGCGCCGGCGAGATGCGGGCCGATCTGCTCCGCGCCGCCGCCGGTCGGCCCGTGCTGGCCACCCCGGTGATGCGTGAGGCGGAGACGGTGGCGATGGCCCCGGCCGGCGGTGGGGTTGGCTACCCGGCTCCTACCCGTGGACCGCAGACCGGGCAGATGGCCCGGGTCGGTGACCCGCGCCAGCGCAAGGCGTCCTCCTGGCTGATCGCGACGTTCAGTGCCGTGGGTGTGCTGGCGGTGATCGCCCTGGTCGCTGCCCTGCTCTGGAGCCAACAGCAGGACAAGGCCAACAAGTCGGTGCCGAACCTGGTCGGCAAGAGTCAGGCCGCCGCGGTCGCCGAGATCCGTGGTGCCGATCTGCAACCGCAGGTGGGCGAATCCATCCTGGCCAACGACTGCACCAAGGGCACCGTTGCGAAGCAGAATCCCGAGCCGGCCACCCGGCTGAAGCAGGCCAGCACGGTGACCATCCAGCTCTGCGGTGGCAAGCCGGACGTGCGGATCCCCGGCAATCTGGTCAACGCGCAGTTTGAAACCGTCAAGATCCAACTCGAGGACCTGGGGTTGAAGGTCGAGGAGAAGAAGGTCGACAACCCGGCGCAGGAGGGCATCGTCCTCAAGCTGACGCCGCCGACGGGGACGACCGTCCCGCAGGACACCAAGGTCGTCGTCGAGGTCTCCAAGGGCAACGTCAACAAGGTGCCCAACGTGATCAACTCGACGCGGGACGAGGCCGTCCAGGAGCTTCGCGAGGCGGGTTACAAGGTCGATGTCCGCGACGGCGACGAGGTGCCGGCCAGCCTGGCCGGTCGGGTGCAGAAGCAGAACCCGAGTTCGGGCACCTCGCTGGCCAAGGACAAGACGGTGACCATCGAGATCGGCGTCCCGGAGAAGGTCGTCGACCCGACGCCAACGGGCACGCCGACGGGTACGCCGACAGGCACGCCGCCCACCACCCCCGGTGGCGGTGGCGGCGGCCTGCCGTTCCCGCCCCCGCCGAGCCGGCTCTCCGAGGACTAG